Genomic DNA from Gorilla gorilla gorilla isolate KB3781 chromosome 13, NHGRI_mGorGor1-v2.1_pri, whole genome shotgun sequence:
GGATTATTTGGGGGATAGAGGCTATTATTCCCTACTTTTGGGAATAGTAAATTGTCTGATTCCTATAAACTGTGTGAATTGGAGAGTTTGAAATTAGATATGTGACTCTGTATTTGACACCAGGCTACTTATTTTCTATTATCACAAAATAGAGGACAGATTAGAGATGAAGCCAAAAATAGTTAATATAGTGCTAGCAAAGGATGATATTATGCTGCTCTTGCAACTTGAATCCCAGATCTACATGAACCTTAAAAAAACTAGAATCCCAGTGGTTTTAGCAGTAAACTAAATGGGCATTATTGACTCTCAGTAAAAGCTGAATGGAAACTTTTGTCATTGTCTATTACTATCCCAGCAAATATGGCCATGAGGAAGCAAAATAGCTTCATTCTTGAACACTTTCCAGTAGAAGAAAAGATGAGAAACTAGTAAAAACTCCACTTACTAAATAGCTGATTTGCTAAAGCAGACCTCATTCCATTTAAAGACTCAGTATCTATAGGGCCGAGGCAAACTAACTTCTTAGGCAAAAGAAAAGGTAGAGTCAGAGTTCAGGACCACTCTGAAAATTAATTCTTTACATGATAATATATTCTAAGTCACATATGTCTATGTGATACTTCTCCTAAGGGTTCTCGAAGTATAAACAGACCTAACACATTACAGCAGTTGGTGATTCTCTAACAACTCTGTCCAACAAAATTTCATTGCTTAGTGTACATCTCTCTCATTGGATTTTCTGCTGTATCACATGAGAAGCACTGATATTGAGTTCctgaagatacacaaaatatttgcaagatcAGTGTTACAAACCTATGGCAAATAGAAGACTGTGATAGGAGGGCtttctgtccatttttgcttgATCTTAAAATCTTATCATAATATGTGGCTTTAACCTGCACACCTTTGGGCTGCCATTGACTATCTTATGGTTATTGCTTATGTTTGATCCTCAGTTCTTCAGGATGTTTTGTAGACTTTGAGAATTCAATGCAAATAGCTTATATCATATGATTTATTTCTAGTACAGTTATTCAACACATCAATATTTATGTCAagtgctgaaaagaaaaaagtgttggCAATATCTGGATGAATACTGCATCTAGTAAagtttacaaattattttctcatattaagCAAAATTCAAAGCTTCATACACtatgacaaaaattttaaaaaattattgattcaTATATTTAGTAGGTTTGAATGATTCAGTATGTAATTACATTCATAttaatgtgtatttatatagattttatattgcatatgtaatttgataaaatataatttacattaatGAATTACACTAAAAGTTATTCCAGAAATATACTTATCAAATTAAGTTATATGTCAACAGCTTTTAAACTTAGATTTTAGTTTAACTTTTCTGTTATTCTTAACTTTACATTGAATAAAAAGAGCaaactttatagtttttatctgtgAAGTAGAGGTATACGTAGTATACATAAATAGATATGCCAAATCTGTGTTATTAAAATTTCATGAAGATTCCAATTAGTAAAAAATACCATAAAAGTCTTTGAGTGCAGGGGAAAAATAGGCAatgatgaacaaaatgaaaaacatatgTAAACACATGTAGAGAGTGcataaagaaagcaaaaacagagATAGAAAGTAAAACTAGGGcatttagaaaatggaaattagtATGTTCACTATTTAAGACCTATGCACAGAGCAAAGTCTTCAGAAAACCTAGAGGCCAAGGTTCAAGGTTACCCATCTCAAGTAGCCTAGCAATATTTGCAACATCCCAATGGCCCTGTCCTTTTCTTTACTGATGGCCGTGCTGGTGCTCAGCTACAAATCCATCTGTTCTCtggcctgtgatctgcctcagactCACAGCCTGGGTAATAGGAGGGCCTTGATACTCCTGGCACAAATGGGAAGaatctctcctttctcctgcctgaagGACAGACACGACTTTGGATTCCCCCAAGAGGAGTTTGATGGCAACCAGTTCCAGAAGGCTCAAGCCATCTCTGTCTTCCATGAGATGATCCAGCAGACCGTCAATCTCTTCAGCACAAAGGATTCATCTGCTGCTTGGGATGAGACCCTCCTAGACAAATTCTACATTGAACTTTTCCAGCAACTGAATGACCTAGAAGCCTGTGTGATACAGGAGATTGGAGTGGAAGAGACTCCCCTGATGAATGAGGACTCCATCCTGGCTgtgaggaaatacttccaaagaATCACTCTTTATCTAACAGACAAGAAATACAGcccttgtgcctgggaggttgtCAGAGCAGAAATCATGAGATCCTTCTCTTTTTCAACAAACTTGCAAAAAGGATTAAGGAGGAAGGATTGAAAACTGGTTCGACATGGAAATGATCCTGATTGACTAATACATTATCTCACACTTTCATGAGTTCTTCCATTTCAAAGACTCACTTCTCCTATAACCACCACAAGTtgaatgaaaattttcaaatgttttcaggaGTGTAAAGAAGCATCGTGTTTACCTGTGCAGGCACTAGTCCTTTACAGATGACCATTCTGATGTCTCtgttcatctatttatttaaatatttatttatttaactatttttaaggtttaaatcattttttatgtAATATCATGTGTACCTTTACATTTTGGTTAATGTAACAATATATGTTCTTCATATTTAGTTAATATATTAACTtcctttttcattaaatttttactaTACAAAATttcttgtgtttgtttattttttaagattaaatgcCAAGCCTGACTGTATAACCTGACTTAAAAATAGATGATTTAAGTAAGTTACCTATCATAATTTTATTCaagttatagaaaaatatatttttctataccaGGTTATATGTTGCCTTCAGGATATAAACGTGAACATAAAAAGTACAATACTTCTTCTCTTGTATCTTTGATTTTTGTCAGGAAAGGtttctaaaaacaataataatgctgAATTAATATCAGTTATACTAACTGCTGTAATgtgaggaagtaaaaaaaaacaatgaattccTCTTAGCAGGACATAGATTAAGAAATGTCTGCAAATAAAAGTAGAGATATTCTCTATAAACTGACTTTCAACATGTAATTGAAAATGTACATTGCAAGTCAGATATATGAGTTTGCAGTTTCCAAGGAATGCGATATCTGGAAGTTCATAACTGGCAATGGAAAGGCCAAAAATGAAGGCTGTCATGTGCGGAGCAAgcggagagggaaaaaaagacttaaaCTGGATTCTGAGGAACTTCCGCTATTAAAGTGGGGGAACAGAagacacacaaagaaaagagagGTGGAATACCTTAACATTAGAAGGACGAGAGAGAATGATGATAAAATGTATTTAGAAGGAGTgatgataaatggtgctggaaaaactggatagccataggcagaaaattgaaactggaccaccttacaccttatacaaaaattaactcaagatggattaaagacttaaatgtaaaacccaaaaccataaaaaccctagaaaaaatgTAGGACACaggatgggcaaagattttatgaagaaatcgccaaaagcaactgcaacaaaagctaaaattgacaaatggcatctaattagagaacgtctgcacagcaaaagaaactatccatcatcagagtgaacaggcaacccacagaatgggagaaaatttgtgcAGCCTACCCAACTGAcacaggtctaatatccagaatgtacaaaaaagaacttaaatttaccaaaacaaaaagccccatcaaaaagtgggtgaaggatatgaacagactcttcttAAAAGTGGACATTTATGAGGCcaataatcatttaaaaactcaacatcgctgatcattagagaaatgcgaatcaaaaccacaatgagataccctctcatgccactcagaatggcaattattaaagagtcaaaatcaacagatgctggtgaagctgtggaaaaataggaagtcttttacactgttggtgagaatgtaaattacttcaaccattgtggaagacagtgtggcgattcatcaaggatctagaaccagaaataccatttgacccagcaatcccattactgagtatatacccaaaggaatataaatcgttctgtTATAAaatacatgcacgtgtatgtgtattgcagcactgtttataatgGCAAAGACacgaaaccaacccaaatgcccatcaatgatacactggattaaAACAAATTGTGATTAAAACCTAGGTGACGAGTTGATACGTgaggcaaaccaccatggcacatgtatacctatgtaacaaatctgcacgttctgcacacctATCCCGGAACTTacagcaaaatttaaaaagaaagttggtCAAAATCAGCTGAAAATACAACATGAACCAAGGAAATTCAGAGATCAGGAGATGGTTGTgtataaatgaggaaaaaaggAGATTAATAATTATTAAGGAAATCCTCACACAAAATTTACACATCAGGTATAAATAACAATAACTTATTTTACATTGAAATTCCATTCTGCTTGTATATATTGTTTTTAGGCAGCCTAAAACAACAGGATTCTGTCATGAATTCTACAGAAGCTGAAAAATTGTCTCACCTCATTTCAAAGTCCTACTTACACTCAGTCAGGAATGGTGGCTTGTATAAATACCAGACAGAGGAGCAGCATCTAGATTGAAGTGCAGAATACACGTGTCGATGGTTAACTGATTCTGGCACCTGGCACATTTGTCTCCTGGCTCTCAGAACCCCAGAGTACACTCCCATATGAAGTTAGTCTCCTAAACTTAAGTAAAGTATACATCTTTGCTAGTTCTGAGAGCTGACacactttctcctctcctccctgcttTTCTGTATCTCATTTTCCACTCCCATATCACACtagtttccttcctcttcctctagaAATGCGCACTGTGCTCTCTTCTTCACTCATCATTAGCCTGCACTGCCTTTTCATACagctgttttcagttctcttgtgGGTTTTACCCATCACTTTCCCCTTAAGAGTACAAAATCACAAATTAAAGCAGAAGGTCAGTGAAAGTTCTAGGTTTTTCAGAAGCTCTTTTATAAAatactctttttcctttcttatgaTGAATATTTCTGTAAAAGACAGAATGTCGCTGTTACAATGACATAACAGTAGCttagcaaaaaaggaaataaaaggcaggtTCCATTTTACTTTGAGACTATTACAAGATTTACAGGGAAAGAGAGCCCCCAACTGGTCAAAGTGCACCGAGACAGCAGCCAAGTCTGTGGAGAGCAGGCTGTGAATGCAGAAGTAGGCCTCCTGGCAGGAGATTTAATTTCATAGCTAAAAAGAGGCTCTTCCCAAGAAAGAATGGACCCTGGCAATGGAATTAGCCCATTTCCTCAACTTCTGTATCGTGGAGAGAGAAAATACTCCCAGCTTCAGGCATGACATGTCGTCTTGGGGCAATGGACAGCTATGGGGAAAGACAAAGGGTCAGGATGTGTCCCTTTCCTCCAGCCTGCCCAGCCTCCCCGGGGCCTCCTAACTTATCCCTTCCTCTATGGATTGTGCTAGACTAGGAATTAGAACAGCTGGTCAATCTGGGTGTAGAACTTCAAGGGAATTTGACTTTTGGTCTCTCTATCAAGGTTGTGGTAGTTTTCatagatgatatcctgaaatatattttccaagttgtttgctttctccctGTCTTTTTAAAGGATGCAAGTGATTCTTAGATTTGGCCTCTTTATACAATCCCCTATTTCTTGGAGCTTTTGTTCAttgctcttcattcctttttctttatttttgtctggttATCTTATTTCAGAGAGCCAGTCTTCAAGTCCTGAGATTCtgtcctcagcttggtctattctgctgttaatacttgtgattgcattgtgaaattcttgtagtgtgtacATCTACTAGGTCCGTTAGGTTCTTTTTCCTACTGGTTATTTTGTCTGTCAACTCCTCTATCCTTTGATTGTGATTCTTAGTTTCCTTGGTTTAGGTTTTATCATTTTCCTGAATCTCAGTGAAATTCCTTTCTATCCtattctgaattatatttctgtcattttagctAACCCATTATGGCTAAGAACCCTTGTTGGAGAACTAGTGAGATTATATGGAGGACATCAGATACTCTGTCCATTTGAGATACTGTAGTTCTTccattggttctttctcatctctacaTATAGGAGTGTAGCTTGAGTTCAATCAATAAATAGACTTCGGTTCTGGATGTGTTCACAGGGCTGCAGCTTCGTGCAGGGTCTTTATTTGAAGCTGACTTGTCTTTGGTTAATGAGGGTGTGTTAGTGAGATTTTTTAGTGTTGAAGGTTTGGGCATGACATAGTAGGTGAGTCTTAGGTATAGTGGTCAGTTGTCAGGCTCTTGATCACTCATGTGGCTCCCCTATATTTCCTCACATTTGCAGCCGTGCTCTTTCTCAATGCTATGAAAGTGTGGGCTCCTCTCCCACTTGAGTGCTGGCTGTAGCTTGTATCTTGGCACTCCCAGGCTGCACACAACAGCTTTGAGGTGATCTCAGGGTTAATGGTTTCTCCCCGACTTGGAGGCATTAAAGGAAGAGAACTTAGTAGTAGTTGTCACTGAGGGTCTTTTGCTTATCACCTGGGGGCTCCACCACAGAGATGCAGGTGAGCAATCACTCAGTGCATTCAGCGTGGGATGGGGGTgtctgtgctgtgggcccaagcGAGGGGTTCCCTGCCTGGTGATGTGAGGGGTGGGTGGTTGACCAATGGGAGACAGACTGGCCTCCTCTCTTGGGTTGACAGCAGCTTGTTGGAGGTATGCATAAGGCACTTGGGGTCTTGCTCCTTCATTAGTTCCAAGGTAGCTGGGGTAGTACCGCTGCAGAGGCAATGGTAGACAGGCTTTCTGTTGCCCCTGGGGTCGCCACCTCCAAGAAATGTGAAGCCATGTTAATGGGAGTGTTTAGCCAGAGGAGTGGGGTGGCTGCACTGCTGGTGTAAGTATGGGACTTCACTTCTTGGGAAACAGGAGGTGGAAATCTTACCAGCAGGAGACTGTTCTCCTCACCATGTGGTAACTGCAGTGTGCTGGAAGTTTAGGTAACTGTGTCATGCTGTAAACTTGTAAATAAAGAGCTTCAGACTCTTTGTCTCTTCCCCAGACCCAATGCAGCAGGGATAAAACTGCTGCTGTGGCAGTGACAGAGGTAGGATGGCTCTGGGAGCCTCTCCCCAGGGAAACTCTAGTCAACTACCAGTGGGTATGCTCAGCCGTGGGTAGGGTGACTGTTTTGCAGTCATGGGCTGGGGGCCCTGCCTCCTGAAGAATAGGGATGGGAATTCTCAGGGAAGACGGGCTGGACTCCTCTTCGTATAGTGGCTATGATGTGCTGGAGGTGCCAGTGTAGTGACTAGGCCCTTTGTTCCTTCCCCAGCCGGAGGGATGCTGGGGCTGTCCCACTGCAACAGTAGTGGTGGATGGGTTCTGGGTTGACTGTGGGatttcttccttggagaaatgctgGACTGCCTGATTGAGGAGATGAGGCAGGGGAAGGGTGCCTGTGCTGGAGTCTCTGGTCAGGTGGCTCTGCCCACAGAGGAGAGGTGACAACCAGGAACTGCGTGGAGAACAGTGTGGCCACTCTTCTGTGAGGCAGTTGCTCTGTTTTGGGAATCTGGAGCAGCCGCTGTTCCCTACAGACTCCCCAGAGCCTGGAGACAGCAAGGGCAAGAGCTGTGAGATAGCAAAGATGGCAACCCACCATTTTCACTGGGAGCTCTGTTCCAGGGAGTTGCAGAGCTGCTATTGGCTCAATAGCCCCAGCTGGTAGCTGCAGACCCAGACCTGGCAGACCCACCCAGTGAGGAGAtaggggatcagggacccacatAACacacagtctggccacttttccatagggctgctgcaATATGCTGGGGGTCCAATCCAGACCATAGTCACCTCACATTTTTCAGTACCTGAAGATATCAACAGTGAAGGCTATGAAACAGTGAAGATGggggcctgcccctccctctgggagctctgttcCAGAGAGGTACAACCTGTTGCCTCCTGCAACATACAtgcaggaggtggctggagaccctggtGGGGATATCCCACCCACTGAGGAGAAGCAGCATCAGGGAATCAGGTGGAgaaacagtctggccactttttggtagagcagctgtgctgtgctgggggtctGCTACCACCACCAGCACAAAAGAATGGCATTTGCCAGAATGGCTAAGGCTGCTAAACAGCATCAGTGGCAACCCACCCTTCCCTTTGGGAGCGCCATCCCAGGGATATTCGAAACTGCTGTCCATCAGAAAACAGTGGTGGAGGTGACTGGAGACCCCAGTGGGGAGATTCCACCCGGTGAAAAGAAACAGGATTTGGGATCGACGTGAATAAGCAATCTGACTGCTTCTCCGTAGAACTGCTGGGCTCTGCTGGGTGGCTGCTCCAGTTCCTAGCTGCCTTGGACTCCCTAGAACCCAAAGGCTCCAATAGCTAAGGCTGTGAaatagcaaagatggcagcccacCCCCTGCCGCTGGGAGCTCCATGTCAGGGAGGTATGAGGCTGCTACCAGTGTCTGGCTGGA
This window encodes:
- the LOC101139336 gene encoding interferon alpha-16, which codes for MALSFSLLMAVLVLSYKSICSLACDLPQTHSLGNRRALILLAQMGRISPFSCLKDRHDFGFPQEEFDGNQFQKAQAISVFHEMIQQTVNLFSTKDSSAAWDETLLDKFYIELFQQLNDLEACVIQEIGVEETPLMNEDSILAVRKYFQRITLYLTDKKYSPCAWEVVRAEIMRSFSFSTNLQKGLRRKD